A single window of Halobacteriovorax sp. GB3 DNA harbors:
- a CDS encoding glycosyltransferase family 4 protein: protein MKKKVLLVSQHFWPENFRFNDLVNGLDRERIDLVVLTGKPNYPLGIFDEGYSFLRPLKETYKDITIYRSPLIARGTSKIQLALNYISFPFFASFFSFFLHLKYRFHLTFVTQTSPIFMAIPALVLKIFFRVPSVLWITDLWPESLVATKTINNKKILSVVDVAVRVIYRLSDLILVSCKGFEKSVRKRHDQANIEYFPYWAEDFYSSLLPSDEKVNTEAKSLYDPNIFTLMFAGNIGVAQGLETLVLAIKKVEHLNIRLLLLGDGRNRETLEQFVKDNELEDKITFLGSRPGKEMPSFFSIADVMYLGLRNDETFKITVPSKIQSYLACAKPILASIEGETEELINLAQCGLVSKFDDVEHLANNIQKFISLTKEQRNEMGLNGHSYYSRFFKRDLQMKKITNILYNFGERNEVETCNNRRN, encoded by the coding sequence GTGAAAAAAAAAGTTCTTCTCGTATCACAACATTTTTGGCCTGAAAATTTCAGGTTTAATGATCTTGTGAATGGTTTAGATCGAGAGAGAATTGACCTTGTGGTTTTAACTGGAAAACCAAATTATCCATTAGGTATTTTTGACGAAGGTTACAGTTTTTTACGTCCGTTAAAAGAAACTTATAAAGATATTACCATCTATCGTTCTCCTCTTATTGCAAGAGGAACGAGTAAGATTCAGCTTGCTTTGAATTATATTAGCTTTCCATTCTTTGCGAGCTTTTTTTCCTTTTTCTTACATCTAAAATATCGGTTTCATTTAACTTTCGTTACTCAAACTTCTCCTATTTTTATGGCCATCCCGGCACTTGTGTTGAAAATATTTTTTCGAGTCCCTTCCGTGTTGTGGATTACTGATCTGTGGCCAGAGAGTCTCGTTGCGACAAAAACAATTAATAATAAAAAGATTCTTTCTGTTGTGGACGTTGCTGTAAGAGTAATTTATCGCCTGAGCGATCTCATTCTCGTTTCATGTAAGGGCTTCGAAAAGTCGGTACGTAAGCGCCATGATCAAGCTAATATTGAATATTTTCCTTATTGGGCCGAAGATTTCTACAGCTCTTTATTACCAAGTGATGAGAAAGTTAATACAGAAGCTAAGTCGCTCTATGATCCCAATATATTTACACTTATGTTTGCTGGAAATATTGGCGTAGCACAAGGTCTCGAAACTCTTGTTCTGGCCATTAAGAAAGTTGAACATTTAAATATTCGTCTTCTTCTCTTAGGGGATGGAAGAAATAGGGAAACTCTTGAGCAATTTGTAAAAGACAATGAATTGGAAGATAAAATTACTTTTCTAGGTTCTCGTCCTGGAAAAGAGATGCCTTCATTCTTTTCCATAGCCGATGTTATGTATTTAGGACTTAGAAATGATGAGACGTTTAAGATTACAGTACCAAGTAAAATTCAGTCATATCTAGCTTGTGCTAAGCCTATACTCGCTTCAATTGAAGGGGAGACTGAGGAGTTGATCAATCTTGCGCAGTGTGGTCTTGTCAGCAAGTTTGATGATGTGGAACACTTAGCCAATAATATACAAAAGTTTATCTCATTAACGAAAGAGCAAAGAAATGAGATGGGGCTCAACGGACACTCATACTATTCTCGCTTTTTTAAGAGAGACTTACAGATGAAAAAAATAACAAACATTTTATATAATTTTGGAGAGAGAAATGAAGTTGAAACTTGTAACAATCGTAGGAACTAG
- the wecB gene encoding non-hydrolyzing UDP-N-acetylglucosamine 2-epimerase → MKLKLVTIVGTRPELIKLSKVIKKCDEFFDHKLVHTGQNYDYELNQVFFEDLGIRKPDMFLNVAGESASQTVANVISKSDEYLREAKPDALLVYGDTNSCLCVLSAKRLQIPVFHMEAGNRCFDQLVPEELNRKIVDHLSDINMVHSDHARKYLEREGIKPETIIKTGSPIPEIYETYKDSINSSKVLENLGLDKHGYILVSAHREENVDYETDLRMLLGSLNEAARHFDKKVLVSVHPRTRKRIDALSDLELDERVILSKPLGYFDYNQLQQCAFCVLSDSGTLTEEVDAMRFPGVMIRKTHERPEGMDVGAVVMSGLTAEGVINSIKLATSDDSRKFNQIRDYEVSNVSSHVVKIISSYTEYVNRVVWHK, encoded by the coding sequence ATGAAGTTGAAACTTGTAACAATCGTAGGAACTAGACCTGAGCTTATTAAACTTTCGAAGGTCATAAAAAAGTGTGACGAGTTCTTTGATCATAAGCTTGTTCATACAGGACAAAACTATGATTACGAATTAAATCAAGTTTTCTTCGAAGATTTAGGTATTAGAAAACCGGATATGTTTCTTAATGTTGCAGGAGAGAGTGCATCTCAAACTGTTGCAAATGTTATTTCAAAAAGTGATGAGTATCTTAGAGAAGCAAAGCCAGATGCTCTACTCGTTTATGGTGATACAAATAGCTGCCTATGCGTTCTTAGTGCTAAAAGGCTTCAGATTCCGGTTTTCCACATGGAAGCAGGAAATAGATGCTTTGATCAACTCGTTCCTGAAGAGTTGAATAGAAAAATCGTCGATCATTTAAGCGATATCAATATGGTTCACTCTGATCACGCGAGAAAATATTTAGAGAGAGAGGGGATTAAGCCTGAGACGATCATAAAGACGGGAAGTCCAATTCCTGAGATTTATGAAACTTATAAAGACAGTATTAATTCATCGAAAGTTCTAGAAAACCTCGGTTTAGATAAGCATGGATACATACTTGTTAGTGCTCACAGAGAGGAAAATGTTGATTATGAAACAGATCTAAGAATGCTTCTCGGTTCACTGAATGAAGCCGCAAGACATTTTGATAAGAAAGTTCTCGTTTCTGTTCACCCTAGAACGAGAAAGAGAATCGATGCTCTCAGTGATCTCGAATTAGATGAGAGAGTGATTCTAAGTAAGCCTCTAGGATATTTTGACTACAATCAACTTCAACAATGTGCCTTTTGCGTTCTTTCGGATAGTGGAACATTGACAGAAGAGGTTGATGCAATGCGCTTCCCTGGAGTTATGATTAGAAAGACACACGAAAGACCTGAAGGGATGGATGTTGGAGCTGTCGTTATGTCAGGTCTAACTGCAGAGGGTGTTATTAATTCAATTAAATTGGCTACATCTGATGATTCGAGAAAGTTCAATCAAATTAGAGACTACGAAGTAAGCAATGTTTCCTCGCACGTTGTCAAAATTATTTCAAGTTATACGGAATATGTGAACCGTGTTGTTTGGCATAAATAA
- a CDS encoding polysaccharide biosynthesis protein, which translates to MFDGKTLLITGGTGSFGNAVLRRFLDTSIKEIRIFSRDEKKQDDMRKQYSSSKLKFYIGDVRDQNSVQTALRGVDYVFHAAALKQVPSCEFYPIQAVKTNILGTENVLNAAIAEGVKKVICLSTDKAVYPINAMGMSKAMMEKTFIAKSRQLDDEQTVICGTRYGNVMASRGSVIPLFIDQVKANQPITITDPSMTRYMMSLDEAVELVLYAFKNGRNGDIFVQKAPASTIETLAKAIKSMMGKHDHEIKVIGTRHGEKLYETLLTREEMVKAEDLGNYFRIVPDQRDLNYGAYFEDGESDITEAMEYNSHNTSQLTEDELIALLKDLRELEGTF; encoded by the coding sequence ATGTTTGATGGAAAAACTTTATTAATAACGGGTGGAACGGGTTCATTTGGGAATGCTGTTTTACGTCGTTTTCTAGATACCTCTATTAAAGAGATTCGCATTTTTTCTCGTGATGAGAAAAAACAAGATGATATGAGAAAGCAGTATAGCTCTTCGAAACTTAAGTTTTATATTGGAGATGTACGCGATCAGAACTCTGTTCAAACTGCCTTGAGAGGCGTTGACTACGTTTTTCATGCAGCAGCTTTAAAACAAGTTCCATCTTGTGAATTTTATCCAATTCAAGCTGTTAAAACAAATATCTTAGGAACTGAAAATGTTCTTAATGCTGCAATTGCAGAAGGTGTTAAGAAGGTCATTTGCTTGAGTACTGACAAAGCCGTTTATCCTATCAATGCTATGGGGATGAGTAAGGCAATGATGGAAAAAACTTTCATCGCTAAGTCTCGCCAACTTGATGACGAGCAAACAGTTATCTGTGGAACTCGCTATGGTAACGTCATGGCATCAAGAGGTTCAGTAATTCCTCTTTTTATCGATCAAGTTAAAGCGAATCAGCCAATTACAATAACAGATCCTTCAATGACTCGTTATATGATGAGTTTAGATGAGGCCGTTGAGTTAGTTCTCTATGCATTTAAAAATGGTCGCAATGGAGATATTTTTGTTCAAAAGGCTCCAGCTTCTACAATTGAAACTCTGGCTAAGGCTATCAAGTCGATGATGGGCAAGCATGATCATGAAATTAAAGTGATCGGTACTCGTCATGGTGAAAAGCTTTACGAAACTCTACTAACAAGAGAAGAGATGGTAAAAGCTGAGGATCTTGGAAATTACTTTAGAATTGTTCCTGACCAAAGAGACCTAAACTATGGTGCTTACTTTGAAGATGGAGAATCTGATATTACTGAGGCGATGGAATACAATTCGCACAATACAAGCCAGTTAACGGAAGATGAGTTGATCGCTCTCCTTAAAGATCTTAGGGAACTTGAAGGAACTTTCTAA
- a CDS encoding MraY family glycosyltransferase, with the protein MDSVYLVYIASFLTSLFISVVSIPSIINIIRLTGLYEQKCERKIHKGQIPTLGGVAIFAAVLISLSFWINGPQFSELQYIICSLLLVFFIGIKDDIFDIVAYKKLLVQVGVAFILVHFADIRLTSMYGIFGIYGISEFFSYILSMIAIVGITNSFNFIDGIDTLAGGIAVFICLAFGTFFATHDLASWALLSFTLLGGCTGFLFYNKTPAQIFMGDTGSLVIGLISSILAIKFVEFNKETSFILSAPVFAIGVLIIPIFDTFRVICVRIKNGRSPMSPDRNHLHHILIDLGLTHVQASLSLISVNFLVVGVIYVLQKKFASFVKWDFVPEILLLGVTVVLFVTFYFLNNLRNREAEVINLSNSQDVNSDQSLKSVKNQNVSS; encoded by the coding sequence ATGGATTCAGTCTATCTCGTTTATATTGCTTCTTTTTTAACATCACTTTTTATCAGTGTTGTTTCAATCCCTTCGATTATTAATATAATTAGATTAACTGGATTGTATGAGCAAAAATGTGAGAGAAAGATTCATAAAGGACAGATCCCGACTCTGGGTGGTGTTGCTATTTTTGCTGCCGTCCTAATTAGTTTAAGCTTTTGGATTAATGGTCCTCAATTTAGTGAATTACAGTATATTATTTGTAGCTTACTCCTCGTTTTCTTTATTGGTATTAAAGATGATATCTTCGATATCGTTGCCTATAAGAAACTTCTCGTTCAAGTAGGCGTAGCATTTATTCTCGTTCATTTCGCAGACATTCGTTTGACAAGTATGTATGGAATTTTTGGGATTTATGGAATTTCTGAATTCTTCTCTTATATCCTTTCAATGATTGCAATTGTTGGAATAACAAACTCTTTCAACTTTATCGACGGGATTGATACATTAGCAGGTGGAATTGCTGTTTTTATCTGTCTCGCATTTGGGACTTTCTTTGCAACTCATGATCTTGCGTCATGGGCCCTTCTTTCTTTTACTCTTTTAGGTGGTTGTACGGGATTTCTTTTTTATAACAAGACTCCTGCACAGATCTTTATGGGTGATACCGGAAGCCTTGTTATTGGACTGATTAGTTCAATTCTTGCTATTAAATTTGTTGAATTCAATAAAGAAACTAGTTTTATTCTATCGGCTCCCGTTTTTGCGATTGGAGTTTTAATTATTCCTATTTTCGATACTTTCAGAGTGATCTGTGTTCGTATTAAGAATGGACGCTCGCCAATGAGTCCGGATAGAAATCATTTACACCATATCTTAATTGATCTTGGTTTAACTCACGTACAAGCTTCATTAAGTCTTATTTCGGTTAACTTTTTAGTTGTTGGAGTTATTTATGTTCTTCAAAAAAAGTTTGCCTCTTTTGTTAAATGGGACTTTGTTCCGGAAATACTTCTTCTAGGCGTCACTGTTGTTTTATTCGTTACTTTTTACTTTTTAAACAACTTAAGAAACCGTGAAGCAGAAGTCATTAATCTTTCTAATAGTCAGGATGTAAATTCTGATCAATCATTAAAAAGTGTGAAAAACCAAAATGTATCAAGCTAG
- a CDS encoding O-antigen ligase family protein: MYQASKISLKSVTQNQIYVTFILALSFLIPLGAVPKFDNYPWLSGVKIIFAFLFLYFGASYFLKKQAVKFGKLESILVLFSFSLLPSIFFKADLKQSLITFISVLGYCLLVVVLRSTISNFKRLNFLVNAFLASSLFAVFIAFYQFFTGKRFFTSGYTRPFLYFIEDSIVIQGTENNANAFAYLMIAPAVLSYAYSVVTEDPKKSMKYFLLSMPFVFTSYLTLSRAAIFSIYVPFISLSLFYIFFMKGKISKILKFGTLHLFLIFCWTIVYPTHGPEILISEKPLVERSKVLKAINKAIPRKFLIDTTNYGYNMNKDYAPSNNEKYYDLAVKQTSSQWRLLVWKINANLFLKNPVFGVGYDQSKFYATGLPGQTRGDVLTPHNNYLGVASELGLFGLIPFFAFFILTLVYAVKSIIRSSGEQKVVLFVLTFGMLSHLFFGIFHTTLINISAWYVVGLLVCALSISGSYKSDFFEKNKE; encoded by the coding sequence ATGTATCAAGCTAGCAAAATTTCATTAAAGTCAGTTACTCAGAATCAAATTTATGTCACATTTATTCTCGCTCTTTCTTTTTTAATTCCTTTAGGAGCGGTACCAAAGTTTGATAATTATCCATGGCTAAGTGGTGTGAAGATCATTTTTGCTTTCTTATTTCTTTATTTTGGAGCAAGTTACTTTTTAAAGAAGCAAGCTGTAAAATTTGGAAAGCTAGAATCAATCCTTGTTCTATTTTCATTTTCGCTACTTCCTTCAATATTTTTTAAAGCAGACTTAAAACAGTCGTTAATTACTTTTATATCGGTCTTGGGTTATTGCTTACTTGTTGTCGTTTTAAGAAGTACGATATCGAATTTTAAAAGATTGAATTTTCTTGTTAATGCATTTTTAGCATCATCACTTTTTGCCGTATTTATTGCCTTCTACCAATTCTTCACTGGAAAACGATTTTTTACTTCTGGCTATACGCGTCCGTTTCTTTATTTCATTGAGGATTCGATCGTTATCCAGGGGACTGAGAACAATGCGAATGCTTTTGCCTATCTTATGATTGCTCCAGCGGTGTTAAGTTATGCCTATTCAGTCGTGACTGAAGATCCAAAGAAAAGTATGAAGTACTTTCTCCTATCAATGCCATTTGTTTTTACAAGTTACCTGACTTTATCTAGGGCAGCTATTTTCTCTATATATGTTCCTTTTATCTCTCTTTCTCTCTTTTATATCTTTTTTATGAAGGGAAAGATTTCTAAGATTTTGAAGTTTGGAACATTGCATTTATTTCTTATTTTTTGTTGGACAATTGTGTATCCAACACATGGGCCAGAGATTTTAATTTCCGAAAAACCTCTTGTTGAACGTTCAAAAGTTCTAAAAGCGATCAATAAGGCAATTCCAAGAAAGTTTTTAATTGATACAACCAACTATGGTTATAATATGAACAAGGACTATGCTCCTTCAAATAATGAAAAGTATTATGATCTTGCAGTAAAACAGACCTCGTCACAGTGGAGACTTCTTGTTTGGAAGATTAATGCTAATCTATTTCTAAAGAATCCTGTTTTTGGTGTTGGTTATGACCAATCGAAATTTTATGCAACTGGTTTACCTGGGCAGACGAGAGGTGATGTTCTTACTCCTCATAATAATTACCTTGGGGTTGCAAGTGAATTGGGACTTTTTGGTCTTATTCCATTTTTTGCATTTTTTATTTTGACATTAGTTTATGCTGTCAAATCAATCATTCGCTCATCAGGTGAGCAAAAAGTCGTTCTCTTTGTTTTAACTTTTGGTATGCTCTCACACCTCTTTTTTGGGATCTTCCATACAACTCTGATTAATATTTCTGCTTGGTATGTTGTTGGATTACTGGTCTGTGCTCTTTCAATAAGTGGTTCTTATAAGAGTGATTTTTTCGAAAAAAATAAGGAATAA
- a CDS encoding NAD-dependent epimerase, translating into MKLLITGVAGFIGYHTAKKALELGHEVVGIDNLNSYYQVSLKEDRLKQLGISHKSSQSTIHEKLSFYKIDIANDLAMDQLFNKEKFDAVIHLAAQAGVRYSIESPRTYINSNAEGFLNVLEGCRTTQVKHLIYASSSSVYGNNNNTPFKTTDPVDHPVSLYAATKRANELMAHTYSHLYKLPTTGLRFFTVYGPWGRPDMAPFLFTEAILQGKPIKVFNNGDMERDFTFVDDIVEAQLKLLDHIPQSDPANQNDNPNTSSAPFKIFNIGNSSPVNLMKFIETIEKYTESKAVKNYMPMQPGDVSKTYADVEDLFEMINFRPKVDLEKGINEFVEWFKSYYK; encoded by the coding sequence ATGAAACTACTTATTACAGGCGTTGCCGGCTTTATTGGTTACCACACAGCGAAAAAAGCTCTTGAGCTTGGACACGAAGTTGTTGGAATTGATAACTTGAATAGCTACTATCAAGTCTCTCTTAAAGAAGATCGACTAAAACAACTCGGAATTAGTCACAAATCTTCACAATCGACTATTCATGAAAAGCTCTCTTTCTATAAAATAGATATAGCCAATGATCTTGCGATGGATCAGCTCTTTAACAAAGAAAAATTTGATGCTGTCATTCATCTTGCTGCGCAGGCAGGTGTTAGATATTCAATCGAATCCCCTCGTACATATATCAATTCAAATGCAGAGGGTTTTCTTAATGTCCTGGAAGGTTGTAGAACGACTCAGGTTAAACATTTAATTTATGCTTCATCGTCTTCTGTTTATGGAAACAATAACAATACTCCATTCAAAACAACTGACCCTGTTGATCACCCTGTCAGTCTTTATGCCGCAACAAAAAGGGCCAATGAATTGATGGCCCACACATATTCTCATCTCTATAAACTTCCAACGACAGGACTTCGCTTCTTTACTGTCTATGGACCATGGGGACGACCGGATATGGCCCCATTCCTTTTTACAGAAGCAATCCTTCAGGGAAAACCAATTAAAGTTTTTAACAATGGTGATATGGAACGTGATTTCACCTTTGTTGACGATATCGTAGAAGCTCAATTGAAGCTTCTTGATCACATCCCTCAAAGTGATCCAGCAAATCAGAATGATAATCCTAATACTTCATCTGCACCTTTTAAGATTTTTAACATTGGAAACTCTAGCCCAGTTAATCTTATGAAGTTTATTGAAACAATCGAAAAATATACCGAAAGCAAGGCCGTAAAAAACTATATGCCAATGCAACCAGGTGATGTTTCTAAGACATACGCAGATGTAGAAGACTTATTTGAAATGATTAATTTTCGTCCTAAAGTTGATTTAGAGAAGGGAATTAATGAATTTGTTGAATGGTTTAAATCTTACTATAAATAA
- a CDS encoding glycosyltransferase, with protein MESVLVNRNGDPITFEVDYDAIAEIKHLRESDPENFPKIGILVLTYNTSGQIQNTLSRIPKGIYDIVDEIFVFDNCSQDDTVDKTKEYIQKCEFRDKFKLFSNPRNLGYGGNQKAGYQYALQNEFDYTVMLHGDGQYSPEMLPKMIQPIFKEKAEVVFGSRMLNKKDALSGGMPLYKWLGNTVLTSFENIVLGTALSEFHSGYRMYSSNVLKKIPFQENTDDWHFDTQIIIQCRALNVNINEIPIQTYYGEEECNVNGISYAISVCLAVLQYRLHQLHIIRNSRFFIERDVVFRKKLSRFSAHEMILKRVKTPGNLLDVNSSHGLLRASLEEKSQKYDSVIEKNEKSALENSLQADFLSRDSLTEVLRLTERKYDYIVMAETIEKFRYPKDVINWTSQFIKEDGEFVLVISNIALWFYRISLLIGRFNYGEKGPLSHNHVHLYTKDTALQLIRRSGLEVLDVKYSNFPFEVLFESTGSSKVIKCLDWLYSGFVKVWPKAFAYQFIISARTAQFNSKIDVKDV; from the coding sequence GTGGAAAGTGTATTAGTTAATAGAAACGGTGATCCGATAACGTTTGAAGTGGATTATGACGCAATTGCAGAGATAAAACATTTAAGAGAAAGTGATCCGGAAAACTTCCCTAAGATTGGTATCTTAGTTCTTACTTATAATACTTCAGGTCAAATACAAAACACACTTTCTAGAATCCCTAAAGGGATCTACGACATTGTAGATGAGATCTTTGTTTTTGATAATTGTAGTCAGGACGATACTGTTGATAAAACGAAAGAATATATTCAGAAATGTGAATTTCGAGATAAATTTAAGCTTTTCTCTAACCCTCGAAATTTAGGTTATGGTGGCAATCAAAAGGCCGGCTATCAGTATGCCTTGCAAAATGAGTTTGATTATACTGTGATGCTTCATGGTGATGGGCAGTATTCTCCTGAAATGTTACCGAAAATGATTCAACCCATTTTTAAAGAAAAGGCTGAAGTCGTTTTTGGTTCGCGCATGCTTAATAAAAAAGATGCGCTTTCTGGTGGGATGCCCCTTTATAAATGGCTTGGAAACACGGTTTTAACATCTTTTGAAAATATCGTTTTAGGTACAGCACTCTCTGAATTTCATTCGGGCTATAGAATGTACTCTTCTAATGTTTTAAAGAAAATACCATTTCAAGAGAATACTGATGATTGGCACTTCGATACTCAAATCATTATTCAGTGTCGTGCTTTAAATGTGAATATCAATGAAATTCCAATTCAAACATATTATGGAGAAGAGGAGTGTAATGTTAATGGTATAAGTTATGCAATTTCTGTTTGTTTAGCTGTTCTTCAGTATCGTTTACATCAACTTCATATTATTAGAAATTCGAGGTTTTTTATTGAAAGGGATGTTGTCTTTAGAAAGAAACTAAGTCGTTTTTCTGCTCATGAGATGATTCTAAAAAGAGTTAAAACCCCTGGAAACCTTTTGGATGTGAACTCTTCACATGGATTATTGAGAGCATCACTTGAGGAGAAGTCCCAGAAATATGATTCAGTGATTGAAAAAAATGAAAAGAGCGCTCTAGAGAATTCTCTTCAAGCTGACTTTCTAAGTCGCGATTCACTTACAGAGGTTCTGAGGTTAACAGAGAGAAAGTACGATTATATTGTAATGGCCGAAACAATTGAAAAATTTCGCTATCCAAAAGATGTCATTAATTGGACTTCTCAATTTATTAAAGAAGACGGTGAATTTGTTCTCGTAATCTCAAATATTGCACTTTGGTTTTATAGAATCTCCTTGCTTATTGGACGTTTTAATTATGGTGAGAAAGGGCCTCTATCTCATAATCATGTTCATCTCTATACTAAAGATACTGCATTACAATTAATTCGTAGATCAGGGCTAGAAGTACTAGATGTAAAGTATTCGAACTTTCCATTTGAAGTTCTCTTTGAATCGACAGGAAGTAGTAAAGTTATTAAATGTTTGGATTGGTTGTATTCTGGATTTGTAAAAGTTTGGCCTAAAGCATTTGCTTACCAATTTATTATTTCTGCGAGAACAGCTCAATTTAATTCAAAAATAGATGTAAAAGATGTTTAA
- the rfbH gene encoding lipopolysaccharide biosynthesis protein RfbH: MREKVLSATGEYYDSLEKRNIIPGESYIPVSGKVLDKEDLLALVDSSLDMWLTAGRFAHKFEKEFAEKMDQRYCLLVNSGSSANLVAFAALTSPKLGDRRIQAGDEVITVAAGFPTTVNPIVQYGCVPVFVDVELGTYEIDLKEMEKALSDKTKAIMIAHTLGNTFKVKEVKEFCEKHNLWLIEDCCDAVGATYDGKQIGTYGDLATVSFYPAHHMTMGEGGAVLTNSAKLKKLAESMRDWGRDCWCPPGKDDTCNNRFNMQLGDLPKGYDHKYIYSHVGYNLKVSDMQAAIGCTQLKKLDQFIEKRVSNFNYLKEKLKPLEEFLILPEATPNSTPSWFGFPITVKENSPMKRSELTVFLEKNKIGTRLLFGGSLLKQPLYQGIEKRVIGELPNTERIMNDTFWVGVWPGLEEKHLDYIASTMSRALGVL, translated from the coding sequence ATGAGAGAGAAGGTTTTATCAGCGACTGGTGAGTATTACGATTCACTTGAAAAAAGAAACATTATTCCTGGAGAAAGTTATATCCCTGTATCGGGTAAAGTTCTTGATAAAGAGGATCTTCTCGCTCTTGTGGATAGCTCTCTTGATATGTGGCTAACAGCTGGACGTTTCGCGCACAAATTCGAAAAAGAATTTGCTGAGAAAATGGATCAGAGATATTGCCTGTTGGTGAACTCAGGCTCATCGGCTAACCTTGTTGCTTTTGCAGCTTTAACATCACCAAAATTAGGCGATAGAAGAATTCAGGCCGGTGATGAAGTTATTACTGTTGCAGCAGGTTTCCCAACAACTGTTAACCCAATCGTACAATATGGTTGTGTTCCCGTTTTTGTTGATGTTGAACTTGGAACATATGAAATCGATCTTAAAGAAATGGAAAAAGCTCTAAGTGATAAAACCAAAGCAATTATGATTGCACATACTCTTGGAAATACTTTTAAAGTTAAAGAAGTTAAAGAATTCTGTGAGAAACACAATCTTTGGCTAATTGAAGATTGCTGTGATGCTGTTGGTGCAACGTACGATGGTAAGCAGATTGGAACTTATGGTGACCTTGCTACTGTTTCGTTTTACCCGGCCCATCATATGACTATGGGTGAAGGGGGAGCAGTTCTAACAAACTCAGCAAAACTTAAAAAATTAGCAGAATCAATGCGTGACTGGGGAAGAGATTGTTGGTGCCCTCCTGGAAAGGATGATACTTGTAATAATCGATTCAATATGCAGCTTGGGGATCTTCCTAAAGGCTATGATCACAAATATATTTATTCTCATGTCGGATATAATCTAAAAGTCTCTGATATGCAGGCGGCTATTGGCTGTACTCAACTTAAGAAGCTTGATCAGTTTATTGAAAAAAGAGTTTCAAACTTTAATTACTTAAAAGAAAAATTGAAACCACTTGAAGAATTTCTAATCTTGCCTGAAGCAACTCCGAATTCAACACCAAGTTGGTTTGGTTTTCCAATTACTGTAAAAGAAAATTCTCCCATGAAAAGAAGTGAGCTAACTGTTTTTCTTGAGAAGAATAAAATAGGAACACGTCTTTTATTCGGTGGAAGTCTTTTAAAACAGCCTCTTTATCAGGGTATTGAGAAGAGAGTTATAGGTGAATTACCAAATACAGAAAGAATTATGAATGATACTTTTTGGGTAGGTGTATGGCCTGGACTTGAAGAAAAACATTTAGATTATATTGCAAGCACAATGTCTAGAGCATTAGGAGTTCTATAG
- the rfbF gene encoding glucose-1-phosphate cytidylyltransferase — MKVLLLAGGFGTRISEESNLKPKPMIEIGGMPILWHIMKIYSSYGFNDFVILCGYKGYYIKEYFANYFLHRSDVTINLEDNSLEVHKTFSENWKITLIDTGLNTMTGGRVKRAKDYINNEPFMLTYGDGVSNVNVKELVDFHKSHGKHMTVTTVQPDGRFGAIEMNDEGSVSKFLEKPKGDGGWINGGFFVCQPEVIDYIENDSTIFEKDPMENLAKDSQIMAYKHDGFWKPMDTLRDKNQLSGMWENDKAPWKIW; from the coding sequence GTGAAAGTCTTATTATTAGCAGGTGGATTTGGAACAAGGATTAGTGAGGAATCAAATTTAAAGCCTAAGCCAATGATTGAAATTGGTGGAATGCCAATTCTTTGGCATATTATGAAGATTTACTCGTCATATGGCTTTAATGACTTTGTTATCCTTTGTGGGTACAAAGGCTATTATATAAAAGAATACTTTGCTAATTATTTCCTACATAGATCAGATGTAACAATTAATTTAGAAGATAACTCACTAGAAGTTCATAAAACGTTTTCTGAAAATTGGAAGATCACCCTTATTGACACCGGCTTAAATACAATGACTGGTGGAAGAGTGAAAAGAGCAAAAGATTACATTAATAATGAACCTTTTATGCTTACTTATGGTGATGGTGTTTCAAATGTTAATGTTAAAGAATTAGTTGATTTCCATAAAAGTCACGGAAAGCATATGACAGTCACAACGGTTCAACCTGATGGGCGTTTCGGTGCGATTGAAATGAATGATGAAGGAAGCGTTTCAAAATTTTTGGAAAAACCTAAAGGTGATGGTGGTTGGATTAATGGAGGTTTCTTCGTTTGTCAGCCAGAAGTGATTGATTACATCGAAAATGATTCTACTATTTTTGAAAAAGATCCAATGGAGAATTTGGCAAAAGATTCTCAAATTATGGCCTATAAGCATGATGGATTTTGGAAGCCAATGGATACGCTAAGGGATAAAAACCAACTTAGCGGCATGTGGGAAAATGACAAGGCTCCTTGGAAAATTTGGTGA